The following coding sequences are from one Prochlorococcus sp. MIT 0604 window:
- a CDS encoding SHOCT domain-containing protein, with amino-acid sequence MKIKIKSLINPKNKFGRFVVNVLFIPFWWLIWALLKDYNEWYYIEYDDEFFRFCLLYLFLFAPMFFYTRFLWYEKSRKRIFFGLFDKLKFNLKQFNSEVFNTTSNADELKKYADLRDQGIITEEEFQAKKKMLLDL; translated from the coding sequence ATGAAAATTAAAATAAAAAGCCTAATAAATCCTAAAAATAAATTTGGTCGTTTTGTCGTTAATGTTTTATTTATTCCTTTTTGGTGGTTAATATGGGCTCTTCTTAAAGACTATAACGAATGGTATTACATCGAATACGATGATGAATTTTTTAGATTCTGCTTGTTATATCTTTTCTTGTTCGCACCAATGTTTTTTTATACTCGATTCCTTTGGTATGAAAAAAGTAGAAAAAGAATATTTTTTGGCTTATTTGATAAATTAAAATTTAATTTAAAACAATTTAATTCTGAAGTATTTAATACAACATCTAATGCAGACGAACTAAAAAAATATGCTGATTTAAGAGATCAAGGCATAATAACTGAAGAAGAATTTCAAGCTAAAAAGAAAATGTTGTTAGATTTATGA
- a CDS encoding DUF1651 domain-containing protein, which translates to MTLGGANVWTNFSYGYRNESPSGWLLSPDRSRLILFTRNKKSPRNSMRIFAHTYYANDLGEPMAIKSSTQMYLDNAWDKWHDLQLEGWTFEELELPESV; encoded by the coding sequence ATGACTTTAGGAGGAGCTAATGTTTGGACTAATTTTTCTTACGGTTATCGTAATGAGTCCCCAAGTGGTTGGTTGCTTAGCCCAGACCGCAGCAGATTAATTTTATTTACGAGGAATAAAAAATCTCCAAGAAATAGTATGAGAATTTTTGCTCATACTTATTATGCAAATGATCTTGGTGAGCCGATGGCAATTAAATCATCCACTCAAATGTATTTGGATAATGCTTGGGATAAATGGCATGACCTTCAATTAGAAGGTTGGACTTTTGAAGAACTTGAATTACCTGAATCAGTATGA